A part of Solenopsis invicta isolate M01_SB chromosome 2, UNIL_Sinv_3.0, whole genome shotgun sequence genomic DNA contains:
- the LOC105199068 gene encoding carbohydrate sulfotransferase 11 isoform X1 — MSRQRKRALFRILQIIVCLGVVSLTLKLSLAVIGDESRPLPTDDDLRRLMVSHARLPAERFQISGRSSTILDRLSQIEAEADNTRRSLNVERVCKKYNLGFYRKLADDSPFKHPPAPQYTVFYMDRVHNVSYCPVYKAGTTTWLYNLCLLMNVPEETLNSGREQLSTIARRAIPELEYPEADRVLNASRRLLVVRHPFERLLSAYRDKLENSVAGREHGTLHFYRKYGSKIVRRYRKENFTGPRADQVIRREGVPPPAGVEPTFREFVDYLIETDLGSYGDDHWMPYYLFCTPCLVKYDIIAKVESLWRDQVYAINKLGLQDRIKPRWRHSNGYVNASKVYFSQLNRAMVRRLYEKLRLDFELFDYSPDVYYEYATSVD, encoded by the exons ATGTCGCGGCAGCGGAAACGCGCGCTCTTCCGGATACTTCAAATCATCGTGTGCCTCGGAGTCGTCTCCTTGACCCTGAAGCTGTCCCTCGCCGTTATCGGCGACGAGAGCAGACCTCTTCCCACGGACGATGACTTGAGAAGGCTGATGGTGAGTCACGCGCGGTTGCCCGCCGAGAGATTTCAAATCTCCGGAAGATCGAGTACAATTTTGGATCGTTTATCGCAGATCGAGGCGGAAGCGGACAACACACGGCGATCGTTAAACGTTGAAAGGGTGTGCAAGAAGTATAATTTGGGATTTTATCGAAAACTCGCCGACGACTCGCCGTTCAAGCATCCGCCCGCGCCGCAGTACACCGTCTTCTACATGGACAG AGTACACAACGTATCGTACTGTCCGGTGTACAAGGCCGGCACCACGACCTGGCTCTACAATCTCTGCCTGCTAATGAACGTGCCCGAGGAGACGCTGAACAGCGGCAGAGAGCAGCTGTCGACCATCGCCAGGCGCGCGATACCGGAACTCGAATATCCCGAGGCCGATCGCGTTCTAAACGCGAGCAGAAGGCTGCTGGTCGTGCGACATCCGTTCGAGAGGCTGCTGAGCGCCTATCGCGACAAACTGGAGAACTCCGTCGCCGGACGGGAACACGGGACGCTTCACTTCTATCGCAAATACGGTTCCAAGATCGTACGGAGATACCGCA AGGAAAATTTCACGGGGCCACGGGCGGATCAGGTGATCCGACGCGAGGGTGTACCACCGCCAGCCGGAGTGGAACCGACCTTCCGAGAGTTCGTCGATTACTTGATCGAGACTGACCTAGGCAGTTACGGCGATGATCACTGGATGCCATATTACCTCTTCTGCACGCCGTGCCTCGTCAAGTACGACATTATCGCGAAG GTGGAATCGCTTTGGCGAGATCAGGTGTATGCAATCAATAAGTTAGGACTGCAGGACAGGATCAAGCCCAGATGGAGGCATAGCAATGGTTACGTTAATGCTTCCAAGGTATACTTCAGCCAGTTGAACAGAGCGATGGTGCGAAGGCTGTACGAAAAGCTAAGGCTGGACTTTGAGCTATTCGATTACTCGCCCGATGTTTACTACGAATACGCTACGTCTGTCGACTAA
- the LOC105199068 gene encoding carbohydrate sulfotransferase 11 isoform X2 → MSRQRKRALFRILQIIVCLGVVSLTLKLSLAVIGDESRPLPTDDDLRRLMIEAEADNTRRSLNVERVCKKYNLGFYRKLADDSPFKHPPAPQYTVFYMDRVHNVSYCPVYKAGTTTWLYNLCLLMNVPEETLNSGREQLSTIARRAIPELEYPEADRVLNASRRLLVVRHPFERLLSAYRDKLENSVAGREHGTLHFYRKYGSKIVRRYRKENFTGPRADQVIRREGVPPPAGVEPTFREFVDYLIETDLGSYGDDHWMPYYLFCTPCLVKYDIIAKVESLWRDQVYAINKLGLQDRIKPRWRHSNGYVNASKVYFSQLNRAMVRRLYEKLRLDFELFDYSPDVYYEYATSVD, encoded by the exons ATGTCGCGGCAGCGGAAACGCGCGCTCTTCCGGATACTTCAAATCATCGTGTGCCTCGGAGTCGTCTCCTTGACCCTGAAGCTGTCCCTCGCCGTTATCGGCGACGAGAGCAGACCTCTTCCCACGGACGATGACTTGAGAAGGCTGATG ATCGAGGCGGAAGCGGACAACACACGGCGATCGTTAAACGTTGAAAGGGTGTGCAAGAAGTATAATTTGGGATTTTATCGAAAACTCGCCGACGACTCGCCGTTCAAGCATCCGCCCGCGCCGCAGTACACCGTCTTCTACATGGACAG AGTACACAACGTATCGTACTGTCCGGTGTACAAGGCCGGCACCACGACCTGGCTCTACAATCTCTGCCTGCTAATGAACGTGCCCGAGGAGACGCTGAACAGCGGCAGAGAGCAGCTGTCGACCATCGCCAGGCGCGCGATACCGGAACTCGAATATCCCGAGGCCGATCGCGTTCTAAACGCGAGCAGAAGGCTGCTGGTCGTGCGACATCCGTTCGAGAGGCTGCTGAGCGCCTATCGCGACAAACTGGAGAACTCCGTCGCCGGACGGGAACACGGGACGCTTCACTTCTATCGCAAATACGGTTCCAAGATCGTACGGAGATACCGCA AGGAAAATTTCACGGGGCCACGGGCGGATCAGGTGATCCGACGCGAGGGTGTACCACCGCCAGCCGGAGTGGAACCGACCTTCCGAGAGTTCGTCGATTACTTGATCGAGACTGACCTAGGCAGTTACGGCGATGATCACTGGATGCCATATTACCTCTTCTGCACGCCGTGCCTCGTCAAGTACGACATTATCGCGAAG GTGGAATCGCTTTGGCGAGATCAGGTGTATGCAATCAATAAGTTAGGACTGCAGGACAGGATCAAGCCCAGATGGAGGCATAGCAATGGTTACGTTAATGCTTCCAAGGTATACTTCAGCCAGTTGAACAGAGCGATGGTGCGAAGGCTGTACGAAAAGCTAAGGCTGGACTTTGAGCTATTCGATTACTCGCCCGATGTTTACTACGAATACGCTACGTCTGTCGACTAA